The following are encoded in a window of Mycobacteroides chelonae CCUG 47445 genomic DNA:
- a CDS encoding LLM class flavin-dependent oxidoreductase, translating to MNVPLSVLDLSPVSEGSDATTALRNSIDLAQHAEQWGYRRYWLAEHHFVAVASTVPALVIAHIAAATRRIRVGAGAVQVASTTAAAVVESFGILDALYPGRIDLGLGRTGHRIRDRLAGNEQKPEPAPAHEVDGLFIPQAPTEFGIKDNPKLRATVATLQQPGAQIADFDQQVSDIQAFLDGTYVSPEGVALHIRPGEGADLPLWLFGSSKGESAQVAARRGLPFVANYHVTPWSTLEAVEAYREAFQPSPALAEPYVIVSADAVAAEDEQTARHLTSTFGRWVHSIRSGHGAIAYPDPDAAQPLTDEERRHSEDRVATQFVGDAGQVAERLDTLARVTGADELVITSITHRHEDRRRSYELIAKEWGLI from the coding sequence ATGAACGTCCCACTCTCGGTTCTCGACCTGTCCCCGGTCAGCGAAGGATCCGATGCCACGACGGCACTGCGTAATTCGATCGACCTGGCCCAACACGCCGAGCAATGGGGATACCGCCGCTACTGGCTCGCCGAGCACCACTTCGTCGCGGTCGCGAGCACCGTTCCCGCGCTGGTCATCGCGCATATCGCTGCGGCTACCCGTCGGATCCGGGTGGGTGCCGGTGCCGTCCAGGTTGCCTCGACCACGGCCGCCGCGGTGGTGGAGAGTTTCGGGATCCTCGATGCGCTCTATCCGGGGCGTATCGATCTAGGACTCGGGCGCACGGGCCATCGCATCAGAGACCGGCTTGCCGGAAATGAGCAGAAGCCCGAACCTGCCCCGGCCCATGAGGTGGATGGGTTGTTCATTCCGCAGGCGCCGACGGAGTTCGGCATCAAGGACAACCCGAAGCTGCGGGCCACCGTCGCTACCCTGCAGCAGCCGGGCGCACAGATCGCCGATTTCGATCAGCAGGTGTCCGATATCCAGGCGTTTCTTGACGGTACCTATGTCAGTCCGGAAGGTGTTGCGCTGCATATCCGTCCGGGTGAGGGCGCCGATCTGCCGCTGTGGCTGTTCGGTTCCAGCAAGGGTGAATCGGCTCAGGTGGCGGCCCGGCGCGGTCTGCCCTTCGTGGCGAACTACCACGTCACCCCCTGGTCCACCCTGGAGGCCGTTGAGGCGTACCGCGAGGCGTTCCAGCCCTCCCCGGCGTTGGCCGAGCCGTACGTCATCGTCTCGGCGGACGCCGTAGCCGCCGAGGACGAGCAGACCGCGCGTCATCTCACCAGCACCTTTGGCCGTTGGGTGCACTCGATCCGATCGGGGCATGGCGCCATTGCGTATCCCGACCCCGATGCTGCACAACCACTTACCGATGAGGAGCGTCGCCATTCGGAAGATCGGGTCGCCACCCAGTTCGTCGGCGACGCTGGCCAGGTCGCCGAGCGGCTCGACACCCTGGCCAGGGTCACCGGTGCCGACGAACTGGTGATCACCTCCATCACCCACCGGCACGAAGACCGGCGCAGGTCCTATGAACTCATTGCCAAGGAATGGGGGCTGATCTGA
- a CDS encoding LLM class flavin-dependent oxidoreductase → MTTLLGLALDGYGWHPSADQHAGSPLTGKYWTEQVQHAEHGLLDFVTFEDSFARTPGGRLDAILTAARVAPVTTRIGLIPVAPATHNEPFHLSKSIATLDIVSGGRAGWQVTIADTEDEADVFGRTKVLSLHELLEEAADSVEVVRRLWDSWEDDAEVRDLATGRFIDRDKLHYTDFEGRFFSVKGPSITPRSPQGQSVVAALARSRPGQAFAAKNADLVFVTPHDAASAAEIPARLHNTAGHRTIKVLADLVVSFGREDEFHSDAAIFTGQAPELADLIAQWHEWGIDGVRLRPAINALDIPVIVDELVPLLQAHHGFRTEYENGTLRARLGLPTATNRYARKSA, encoded by the coding sequence GTGACGACACTGCTCGGATTGGCTCTGGACGGGTACGGATGGCATCCGAGCGCGGATCAGCACGCCGGCAGCCCCTTGACCGGAAAGTACTGGACCGAGCAGGTCCAGCACGCCGAACACGGGCTGCTGGATTTCGTGACGTTCGAAGACTCATTCGCCCGCACTCCCGGCGGACGCCTGGACGCGATACTGACCGCCGCACGCGTAGCCCCGGTGACCACACGTATCGGGCTCATCCCCGTTGCACCGGCCACCCACAATGAGCCCTTTCACCTCTCCAAGTCGATCGCCACCCTCGACATCGTGTCCGGTGGCCGCGCCGGCTGGCAGGTGACCATCGCCGATACCGAGGATGAGGCCGACGTTTTCGGCCGCACGAAGGTGCTCTCGCTGCATGAACTGCTGGAGGAGGCCGCCGACTCCGTGGAGGTGGTACGGCGGTTGTGGGACAGCTGGGAGGACGATGCCGAGGTCCGAGATCTGGCGACGGGGCGGTTCATCGACAGGGACAAGCTGCATTACACCGACTTCGAGGGCCGTTTCTTCTCGGTGAAGGGTCCGTCCATCACGCCCAGATCCCCGCAGGGGCAGTCGGTGGTCGCGGCACTCGCCCGCAGCCGTCCCGGACAGGCATTCGCCGCGAAGAACGCCGACCTCGTCTTCGTCACCCCGCATGACGCCGCCTCTGCCGCCGAGATACCCGCCCGCCTGCACAATACGGCAGGTCACCGCACCATCAAGGTGCTCGCGGATTTAGTGGTCTCCTTCGGCCGGGAGGACGAGTTCCACTCGGATGCAGCCATATTCACCGGTCAGGCACCGGAGTTGGCCGATCTGATCGCCCAATGGCACGAGTGGGGTATCGACGGTGTGCGCCTGCGACCCGCGATCAACGCGCTCGACATTCCCGTCATAGTTGACGAACTCGTGCCGCTTCTTCAGGCCCACCACGGGTTCCGCACCGAGTATGAAAACGGAACCCTGCGCGCACGGCTCGGCCTGCCTACCGCCACCAACCGCTACGCAAGGAAGTCGGCATGA
- a CDS encoding GNAT family N-acetyltransferase, with protein MTACEDLLQFVTVEQQDPLAAPLLAELAVEYSTRYGGTLDEHHEFLVNYPAAHFTAPDGGLLIGVQGGAAVTGGAFQRYDADTAELKRIWTSSAHRRQGLAGRTLAALEQEIRSRGYRRIYLTTGPRQPEAKALYLSAGYQPLYDQTLSADEVGIHPFEKDL; from the coding sequence ATGACGGCGTGTGAGGATCTGCTGCAGTTTGTGACGGTGGAGCAGCAGGATCCGCTGGCCGCCCCGCTGCTGGCCGAGCTGGCGGTGGAGTACAGCACCCGATACGGCGGGACCCTGGATGAGCACCACGAGTTCCTGGTCAACTACCCGGCTGCGCACTTCACGGCTCCCGACGGTGGTCTGCTGATCGGGGTCCAGGGCGGTGCCGCCGTGACCGGTGGCGCCTTTCAGCGATATGACGCCGACACCGCTGAACTCAAACGCATCTGGACGTCCAGCGCCCACCGCCGTCAGGGTCTGGCGGGGCGCACCCTGGCTGCATTGGAACAGGAGATTCGCAGCCGCGGGTATCGGCGCATCTACCTCACCACCGGTCCCCGCCAGCCCGAGGCCAAGGCGCTGTATCTGTCTGCGGGGTACCAGCCGCTTTATGACCAGACGCTGTCCGCGGACGAGGTCGGTATCCATCCGTTCGAGAAGGACCTGTAG
- a CDS encoding ABC transporter substrate-binding protein, with the protein MRRLIALCCAALVVLTGCGAGAEPEVSSAFNLSPDQDRVRVATVDTIAAEVPEAIRRRGTLIVTGDANSAPPLRFYADDDKTMIGIETDFAYLVADILGLRVDLRSADWAQNFVKVDSGEVDAFISNVTVTEERKDKFDFATYRLDNVAFEVRRSLDWKVKGARDIAGKTIGVGSGTNQEALLVQWNEQNVAAGLPAADLKYFQQTTGYYLALASGRIDAYVGPNPTAVFHSQATGQTKLVGTFSGAGEALQGEIAVLIKKDNGLVRAVADAINHAIADGTYRKVLQRWGLENEAVAKSKINPRGLPRQG; encoded by the coding sequence GTGAGACGTCTTATCGCGTTGTGCTGTGCCGCGCTGGTTGTCCTCACCGGTTGTGGCGCGGGCGCGGAGCCGGAGGTGTCGTCGGCCTTCAATCTGAGTCCGGACCAAGACCGGGTGCGCGTGGCCACGGTGGATACGATCGCGGCCGAGGTGCCCGAAGCCATCCGCAGGCGCGGCACGCTGATTGTCACCGGGGACGCTAATTCCGCACCACCACTGCGCTTTTACGCCGATGACGACAAGACGATGATCGGGATTGAAACGGATTTCGCCTACCTGGTGGCGGACATTCTGGGATTGCGTGTAGATCTGCGTTCGGCGGATTGGGCGCAGAACTTCGTCAAGGTGGATTCGGGCGAGGTCGACGCGTTCATCTCGAATGTGACGGTGACCGAGGAACGCAAGGACAAGTTCGACTTCGCGACCTACCGTTTGGACAACGTCGCCTTCGAGGTGCGTCGGTCGTTGGACTGGAAGGTCAAGGGAGCCAGGGATATCGCCGGCAAGACCATCGGCGTCGGGTCGGGCACCAACCAGGAGGCACTGCTGGTGCAATGGAACGAACAGAACGTCGCGGCTGGTCTTCCCGCCGCCGATCTGAAGTACTTCCAGCAGACCACCGGCTACTACCTGGCATTGGCATCGGGTCGCATCGACGCGTATGTGGGCCCCAATCCGACAGCGGTGTTTCACTCCCAGGCGACCGGACAGACCAAGCTGGTCGGCACATTCTCCGGGGCGGGGGAGGCGCTGCAGGGGGAGATCGCGGTCCTGATCAAGAAGGACAATGGGCTGGTTCGGGCCGTCGCGGACGCCATCAACCACGCCATAGCCGACGGCACGTATCGTAAGGTGTTGCAGCGCTGGGGATTGGAGAACGAGGCGGTCGCCAAGTCGAAGATCAACCCCCGCGGACTACCCAGGCAAGGATGA
- a CDS encoding amino acid ABC transporter ATP-binding protein: MSTIEVRGVHKSYGQVVALRDVNLTVQQGEVTVIIGPSGSGKSTLLRTLNHLEKVDGGTIRIDGELIGYRQRGSVLYELSERAILRQRSQVGFVFQNFNLFPHLTVLENVIEAPLAVRRAPRAELVAEATRLLERVGVADKVAEYPRRLSGGQQQRVAIARALALQPKVILFDEPTSALDPELVTEVLDVIRQLASDGATLVIVTHEIGLAREIADTVVFMDRGAIVEQGPPEQLLDNPSHPRTAGFLSKVLA, translated from the coding sequence ATGAGCACCATCGAGGTGCGCGGTGTGCACAAGTCCTACGGCCAGGTGGTGGCACTGCGCGATGTGAATCTGACTGTGCAACAAGGGGAGGTGACGGTCATTATCGGGCCGTCGGGCTCCGGGAAGTCGACACTGCTGCGCACCCTGAACCACCTGGAGAAGGTGGATGGCGGGACAATCCGCATCGACGGCGAGCTCATTGGGTACCGGCAGCGCGGTTCGGTGCTCTACGAGCTCTCGGAACGAGCCATTCTGCGGCAGCGTTCGCAGGTGGGCTTCGTGTTCCAGAACTTCAACCTGTTCCCGCATTTGACGGTGCTGGAGAATGTGATCGAGGCGCCGCTGGCGGTGCGGCGGGCGCCGCGCGCCGAGCTGGTGGCCGAGGCGACGAGGCTGCTGGAACGGGTCGGCGTCGCCGACAAGGTGGCCGAGTATCCGCGCCGGCTATCCGGTGGTCAACAACAGCGGGTGGCCATCGCGCGCGCTTTGGCGTTGCAACCCAAAGTTATTCTCTTCGACGAGCCCACCTCCGCACTGGATCCGGAGCTGGTTACCGAGGTGCTTGACGTGATCCGCCAGCTCGCCAGTGACGGCGCCACCCTGGTGATCGTGACGCACGAGATCGGCCTTGCCCGGGAGATCGCCGACACCGTGGTCTTCATGGATCGAGGCGCCATCGTCGAGCAGGGGCCGCCCGAACAGCTGCTGGACAACCCGTCACATCCGCGCACCGCGGGCTTCCTGTCCAAGGTGCTGGCGTGA
- a CDS encoding amino acid ABC transporter permease — protein MTSAPAAPPRARASEESGEPVLRVRRRPRPGNWILSAVALLFVAMFVHGLVRNPGWDWPTFARYFTAKSVLAALWLTIRLTIYGTVLGFVLGVALAAARLSKNPVLQAISWTYVWIFRSIPLIVQLLFWFNIAYLYDSISFGIPFGPSLITVDTNELLSGLTAAVIGLTLHQGAYFAEIIRGGILSVDEGQLEAAAALGIPRRRQFFRIVLPQAMRSVMPNAANEVISLVKGTSIVSTMAIADLFYQVQVIFGRNGRVVPLLMVATVWYIVITSVLTVVQYYIERHYARGAHR, from the coding sequence ATGACATCGGCACCCGCTGCGCCGCCGCGCGCTCGGGCATCTGAGGAGTCTGGCGAGCCGGTGCTGCGGGTCCGGCGCCGGCCACGTCCGGGCAACTGGATCCTCTCGGCCGTGGCATTGCTGTTCGTGGCGATGTTCGTGCACGGTCTGGTGCGCAACCCGGGGTGGGACTGGCCGACATTTGCGCGGTACTTCACCGCCAAATCGGTACTGGCGGCGCTATGGCTGACGATCAGGTTGACGATTTACGGCACTGTGCTCGGGTTTGTGCTGGGTGTGGCGCTGGCGGCGGCACGACTGTCCAAGAACCCGGTCTTGCAGGCGATCTCGTGGACGTACGTGTGGATTTTTCGATCCATACCGCTGATCGTGCAGCTGCTGTTCTGGTTCAACATCGCCTACCTGTACGACAGCATCAGTTTCGGGATTCCTTTCGGGCCGAGCCTGATCACCGTCGATACCAACGAGCTGCTGAGCGGGCTGACCGCCGCGGTCATCGGATTGACTCTGCACCAGGGTGCCTACTTCGCTGAGATCATCCGTGGCGGCATCCTGTCCGTCGATGAGGGCCAATTGGAAGCTGCTGCAGCCCTGGGGATTCCCCGGCGCCGCCAGTTCTTCCGGATCGTGCTACCCCAGGCCATGCGGTCGGTCATGCCCAACGCCGCCAATGAGGTGATCAGTCTGGTGAAGGGCACGTCCATTGTGTCCACCATGGCCATCGCCGATCTCTTCTATCAGGTGCAGGTCATCTTCGGGCGTAACGGGCGGGTGGTGCCACTGCTCATGGTGGCCACGGTCTGGTACATCGTGATCACGTCGGTACTGACCGTCGTGCAGTATTACATCGAGCGGCATTACGCCCGGGGCGCACATCGATGA
- a CDS encoding PPOX class F420-dependent oxidoreductase: MPEIPAGFEDLLEQRLYGHLATVGGDGSAQSSPMWFSWDGERVRFTHTNKRAKFRNVQTEPRVAFSILDPTNPYRYLEVRGTIDQIDDDPTGSFIQELAHLYQAPWAGKSTGDEADRVILYLRPTKFLSHG; encoded by the coding sequence ATGCCAGAAATCCCCGCAGGCTTCGAAGATCTCCTGGAACAACGGCTCTACGGCCACCTGGCCACGGTCGGTGGCGATGGTTCCGCACAGTCCAGTCCGATGTGGTTCAGCTGGGACGGCGAGCGGGTGCGGTTCACCCACACCAACAAGCGGGCCAAGTTCCGCAATGTTCAGACCGAACCGCGGGTCGCCTTCTCGATCCTGGACCCCACCAACCCCTACCGGTACCTGGAGGTGCGGGGCACCATCGACCAAATCGACGATGACCCAACGGGGTCGTTCATCCAGGAGTTGGCGCACCTGTACCAGGCACCCTGGGCCGGGAAGAGCACCGGCGATGAGGCAGACCGCGTCATCCTCTACCTGCGGCCCACCAAGTTCTTAAGTCACGGCTAG
- a CDS encoding TetR/AcrR family transcriptional regulator has protein sequence MTNGQTHRTYGGKTREQRQDERRVALVRAGRELWADGGLPAVTVRGVCARTRLTDRYFYEQFSAIGDLVLQIVDDVFTELFAAMTAAGRVAGDQPHVQLTAGLTAYLEHSVGDPAVLRILTSDLAGFPGLAAKRRSLQNRVARGILLTIAPEVSQPEPALLEAAVFGVGGVTLLMEDWLADENRCSAAELGARATDMCMRLLGPLA, from the coding sequence GTGACGAACGGTCAGACTCACCGCACGTACGGTGGTAAGACGCGAGAGCAGCGCCAAGACGAGCGGCGCGTGGCGCTGGTGCGGGCGGGTCGCGAGCTATGGGCCGATGGCGGGCTGCCCGCGGTCACCGTGCGGGGAGTCTGTGCGCGGACGCGGCTGACCGATCGGTACTTCTACGAGCAGTTCTCGGCGATCGGCGATCTGGTTCTGCAGATCGTGGACGACGTGTTCACCGAACTGTTCGCGGCCATGACAGCGGCGGGTCGAGTGGCCGGCGACCAGCCGCATGTACAGCTGACGGCCGGGCTTACGGCCTACCTCGAGCACTCCGTCGGGGACCCGGCGGTGCTGCGCATTCTGACCTCCGACCTCGCGGGATTTCCCGGCCTGGCCGCCAAGCGCCGAAGCCTTCAGAACCGTGTGGCGCGCGGGATACTCCTGACCATCGCACCCGAGGTGTCCCAGCCGGAGCCGGCGCTGCTGGAGGCGGCCGTGTTCGGCGTCGGCGGTGTGACCCTCCTCATGGAGGACTGGCTTGCCGACGAAAATAGGTGCAGTGCAGCAGAACTGGGGGCCAGGGCCACCGATATGTGCATGCGCCTGCTGGGGCCGTTGGCCTAG
- a CDS encoding carotenoid oxygenase family protein, whose product MTLAPEHSAPDTDFEELISRPFESQLHEHDYQVTDIDGTLPPALTGTLFRIGPGKFEVGTTVLRTMFDADGMVSRFILDGSSVRFTNRYVRTQQFRDGLQGPMRRPGITTQVPGKLLANLHVPANTANTNIVSLAGEMLALWEGGPPHRLDPDTLETLGTNDFKGKLGYVGAFSAHPKWDPVTGEMFNFGLDVFPTPRLRCYRVSPSGQLSQINSVTLWDMGWNHDFALTEKYLVFVLDPIRPNIGQLLRGKRFDESLEYQLTNGSTKFILVPRDGSKPIVIEHAPQTHIHVTNAFQDGADAVVEFVRYESLEFLRRSLHAAMGPKDHPNPHHHLVVREWPDSHLVRFRISPSGKITEEVVSQSAKIEFPQYDWRQSTRNHQITYTAGTLERQGHYNGIFKFDHRTGTMTHCDFGKASVCEPLFVPRDKDSAQDDGWLLAVNHDLVENRSQLVILDARDVEQGPLAVAHLTHHLPIGFHGTFTRRVANPFAPLPHPNLVA is encoded by the coding sequence ATGACACTTGCACCCGAGCATTCCGCCCCCGACACGGACTTTGAGGAGCTCATTTCCCGCCCCTTCGAGTCCCAGCTGCACGAACACGACTACCAGGTCACCGATATCGACGGCACCTTGCCGCCAGCGCTGACCGGCACGCTGTTCCGCATCGGTCCCGGCAAGTTCGAGGTGGGCACCACCGTCCTGCGGACGATGTTCGACGCCGACGGCATGGTGTCCCGATTCATCCTGGACGGTTCCTCGGTCCGCTTCACCAACCGGTATGTGCGCACCCAACAATTCCGGGACGGATTGCAGGGGCCGATGCGCAGACCCGGGATCACCACCCAGGTGCCCGGAAAACTACTGGCCAACCTCCACGTGCCGGCGAACACCGCGAACACCAATATCGTGTCACTGGCCGGGGAAATGCTGGCACTCTGGGAAGGCGGGCCACCACATCGACTGGACCCCGACACCCTGGAGACGCTGGGCACCAACGACTTCAAGGGCAAGCTCGGGTACGTCGGCGCCTTCTCGGCACACCCGAAATGGGACCCTGTCACCGGCGAGATGTTCAACTTCGGCCTGGATGTCTTTCCCACGCCACGACTGCGCTGCTATCGGGTGAGCCCCAGCGGTCAACTCTCGCAGATCAATTCGGTGACCCTGTGGGACATGGGCTGGAACCACGATTTCGCACTCACCGAGAAGTATCTGGTTTTCGTGCTCGACCCGATCCGCCCCAACATCGGTCAGCTGCTGCGTGGCAAGCGTTTCGACGAGAGCCTCGAGTACCAGCTGACCAATGGCAGCACCAAGTTCATCCTGGTGCCCCGCGACGGATCCAAACCGATCGTCATCGAACACGCGCCGCAGACCCACATCCATGTCACCAACGCCTTCCAGGACGGCGCAGACGCGGTGGTCGAGTTCGTCAGATACGAGAGCCTCGAGTTTCTACGGCGATCACTGCATGCCGCGATGGGGCCGAAGGACCACCCAAATCCTCACCACCATCTGGTGGTCCGCGAATGGCCGGACAGCCACCTGGTCAGATTCCGCATCTCGCCCAGCGGCAAGATCACCGAGGAAGTGGTGTCACAGTCCGCGAAAATTGAATTCCCGCAATATGACTGGCGGCAATCCACCCGCAATCATCAGATCACCTATACCGCAGGCACGCTGGAGCGCCAGGGCCACTACAACGGCATCTTCAAGTTCGACCATCGCACCGGCACCATGACACACTGCGATTTCGGGAAGGCCTCGGTCTGCGAACCCCTCTTTGTGCCGCGCGACAAAGACTCGGCACAAGATGATGGCTGGCTGCTCGCGGTCAACCATGACCTGGTCGAAAACCGTTCACAGCTAGTCATTCTCGATGCGCGTGATGTCGAGCAGGGCCCACTGGCGGTGGCCCACCTGACGCACCACCTGCCGATAGGGTTCCACGGCACCTTCACCCGGCGGGTGGCCAACCCGTTTGCACCGCTACCGCATCCGAACCTGGTGGCCTAA
- a CDS encoding RND family transporter produces the protein MSHQYSPAFERAGRFVAKHAKLVILAWIAVAVLVNAAWPQLERVANEHSVSPLPTGEVSPALASMKEMGKAFGRPGIDNAVIIVMHSDKGFDAESQARYSALIDRLGANKEYVTFVQDQLGDPRMRSNPVARKQVLSEDGTTWYAMAGLAGDLGTPLAQRAYRSVDDLVRQTFAGSATTANITGAAGTITDMGNAALGDLPKIGAVTVVVIGLILLLVFRSWFTAMLPLLVMGMSLLIARGVIAGLADRGLVPVSSVSAGLMMAVLMGASVNYTVFLVSRYHERIRAGEAPPDALAHACGSMTRVILATAATVAIANIAQLTAKLAFLAAAGPAVSMGVIVAFFVVTTLLPATLSLAAQRGLGLPGPDRAGVYWHRMGVNIVRHPWPVFGAAIVILLAAASFVPFMRPSFDMSRVLPDSAQSNQGMRILNAHFPANSVMPQYLLIQAPSDLRNPRALADLDQMAERISQLPGVGKVVGITRPDGNKLTQATLAWQIGYMGTQIDKTGGQVNADLRPQLERMSKLADVMSAMTNELGDGDLARMQQMMPQMLSMAKEVDGQLDRYQSLISQMGTVAGMVDQLATMGPSVEATFSTLDAGASLTQTLAESPFCPVQPDCVKLRDQLIELRDKGPLSSAENLRESVRAVTGGKTITQLLGDMNNQFKQIRGLLAKLPEMERKFERISGYFRQLQGLGVDMNSVKTMGVRIRDLNTQLEDTVRSMGEAAVTLQTIGKDSNSPAASGFSVPGVMLQNPGFKELSSAFLQDDGRTAMYLVQSPLNPYGPEAMQLSRDMERVGSEATPNTALAGATVSVGGFPAINADLKKAYDSDLREIIVVTLLIIFLVMCLLLRAVIAPLYLLGTVLLTYVASLGIGVLVFQVLLGQQLDWAVPAMTFVLIVAVGADYNMLFISRLREESARGMRLGIIRTVRQTGSVITSAGLVFAASLLGMMVGSVNQMVQMGFIIGVGILLDTFIVRTLMVPTLAQAFGKLSWWPSKA, from the coding sequence ATGTCGCACCAATACAGTCCGGCGTTCGAACGGGCCGGGCGTTTCGTGGCCAAGCACGCAAAGCTGGTGATACTGGCGTGGATAGCGGTCGCTGTTCTGGTCAATGCCGCGTGGCCGCAGCTGGAGCGGGTCGCCAACGAACACTCGGTCAGTCCACTGCCGACGGGCGAAGTGAGTCCGGCGTTGGCATCGATGAAAGAGATGGGAAAGGCATTCGGCCGTCCCGGAATCGATAACGCTGTCATCATCGTCATGCACAGCGACAAGGGATTTGACGCCGAGTCGCAGGCTCGGTACTCCGCGCTGATCGACCGGCTGGGCGCGAACAAGGAGTACGTCACCTTCGTGCAGGATCAGCTGGGCGATCCGCGGATGCGCAGTAACCCGGTGGCGCGCAAGCAGGTTCTCAGCGAGGACGGCACCACGTGGTACGCGATGGCGGGTTTGGCCGGGGACCTTGGTACTCCGTTGGCGCAGAGGGCATATCGCTCGGTTGACGATTTGGTGAGACAGACCTTCGCGGGATCGGCCACCACCGCCAACATCACCGGCGCGGCAGGCACCATCACCGATATGGGCAACGCCGCATTGGGTGATCTGCCCAAGATCGGCGCGGTGACCGTGGTCGTCATCGGCCTCATCTTGTTGTTGGTCTTCCGATCGTGGTTCACCGCGATGCTGCCGCTGCTGGTGATGGGGATGAGTCTGCTCATCGCACGTGGAGTGATCGCCGGACTTGCCGATCGGGGCCTGGTCCCGGTGTCCTCGGTGTCTGCCGGACTGATGATGGCCGTGCTGATGGGGGCCAGCGTCAACTACACGGTGTTCCTGGTGAGTCGGTACCACGAGCGAATTCGCGCGGGGGAGGCGCCGCCGGATGCGCTGGCGCATGCCTGTGGCTCGATGACCAGGGTCATCCTGGCGACGGCTGCCACGGTGGCGATCGCCAACATCGCGCAGTTGACCGCCAAGCTGGCCTTCCTCGCGGCGGCCGGTCCGGCCGTGTCCATGGGGGTGATCGTCGCGTTCTTCGTGGTCACCACGCTGCTACCGGCGACGCTGAGTCTGGCCGCCCAGCGCGGGTTGGGGCTGCCCGGGCCGGACCGGGCCGGCGTGTACTGGCACCGCATGGGAGTGAACATTGTGCGGCACCCCTGGCCCGTTTTCGGCGCGGCGATCGTGATCCTGTTGGCGGCAGCGTCCTTCGTGCCCTTCATGCGGCCCAGCTTCGATATGTCGCGGGTGCTGCCGGATTCGGCCCAGTCGAACCAGGGTATGCGGATACTCAATGCCCACTTTCCTGCCAATTCGGTGATGCCGCAGTATCTCCTGATACAGGCGCCATCGGATCTGCGTAATCCGCGCGCGCTGGCCGATCTTGACCAGATGGCTGAGCGCATCTCTCAACTTCCGGGAGTCGGGAAGGTCGTCGGCATCACCCGTCCCGATGGCAACAAGCTCACTCAGGCCACATTGGCATGGCAGATCGGATACATGGGAACGCAGATCGACAAGACGGGTGGACAGGTCAACGCCGACCTGCGGCCGCAGCTCGAGCGGATGTCCAAGCTCGCCGACGTCATGTCGGCCATGACCAACGAGCTGGGTGACGGGGACCTGGCCCGGATGCAGCAGATGATGCCGCAAATGTTGTCGATGGCCAAAGAGGTTGACGGGCAGCTGGATCGGTATCAGTCGCTGATATCGCAGATGGGCACGGTGGCGGGGATGGTGGATCAGCTCGCCACGATGGGCCCCTCGGTCGAGGCGACCTTCTCGACGCTCGACGCCGGGGCGTCGTTGACCCAGACGCTGGCCGAATCCCCCTTCTGCCCGGTACAACCCGATTGTGTGAAGCTGCGCGATCAGCTCATCGAGCTACGCGACAAGGGGCCGCTGTCGTCGGCGGAAAACCTGCGCGAGTCGGTGCGGGCGGTCACCGGTGGAAAGACGATCACCCAGCTGCTGGGCGATATGAACAATCAGTTCAAGCAGATTCGCGGGCTACTCGCGAAGTTGCCCGAGATGGAACGCAAGTTTGAACGCATCTCCGGCTACTTCCGGCAGCTTCAGGGATTGGGTGTCGACATGAACTCCGTCAAGACGATGGGCGTGCGGATCCGCGACCTGAATACGCAACTCGAGGACACCGTCCGGTCCATGGGCGAGGCGGCCGTAACCCTGCAGACCATTGGCAAGGATTCCAATTCCCCTGCCGCATCCGGGTTCTCCGTGCCGGGTGTGATGTTGCAGAATCCCGGATTCAAGGAGCTGAGTTCGGCGTTTCTGCAGGACGATGGGCGTACCGCGATGTATCTGGTTCAGTCACCGCTGAATCCCTATGGGCCCGAAGCGATGCAGCTGAGCCGCGATATGGAGCGCGTCGGCAGCGAGGCGACTCCCAACACCGCGCTGGCCGGTGCCACGGTGTCGGTGGGCGGTTTTCCCGCCATCAACGCCGACCTGAAGAAGGCCTACGACAGCGATCTCCGCGAGATCATCGTCGTCACTCTCCTGATCATCTTTCTGGTGATGTGCCTGCTGCTGCGGGCGGTAATCGCGCCGCTGTACCTGTTGGGCACGGTGCTCCTCACCTATGTCGCCTCACTGGGCATCGGCGTGCTGGTGTTCCAGGTTCTCCTTGGGCAACAGCTGGATTGGGCGGTCCCGGCCATGACATTCGTGCTGATTGTGGCCGTCGGTGCCGACTACAACATGTTGTTCATCTCACGCCTGCGGGAGGAGAGTGCCCGGGGCATGCGGCTTGGCATCATCCGGACCGTGCGTCAGACCGGGTCGGTGATCACCTCGGCCGGTCTGGTGTTCGCCGCCAGCCTCTTGGGCATGATGGTTGGCTCGGTCAATCAGATGGTGCAGATGGGGTTCATCATCGGTGTGGGCATCCTGCTGGACACCTTCATTGTCAGGACGCTGATGGTGCCCACCTTGGCTCAGGCCTTCGGCAAGCTGAGCTGGTGGCCCTCCAAGGCGTGA